In the Brettanomyces nanus chromosome 1, complete sequence genome, TGGCAGAATCAAATGTAATACCAGCATCGTAAGTGAAGAAAGTGCAGTCCTCGTTGGATAATCCCGGAAAGGAGAAACCCTTCGGTATACGACCTTCTGAATCGGAATGAATGGACTGCAAAAGACTGAACTTGTAGAATTTGTCAATCAAGTAATCCTCTTGGGCACGATTGACGCCATCGAATTGCATGAATTCTCTGAATTTTTTGCCATTGTCGACATTGATTTCAGAAGTATCATAGTTCAATATCAATTTGCAAAGAATATTGAACAACCTTGCAGAGATAACTGATTTGAAGCCTGATATACCTTCAATGACTTTAGGAATAAGCCGATTCCGATCTTCCTGGGATAGCCTAGAGATTCCCTTGGATAGAAACACTAAAGTGTAGGATTGGACAATGATTGGATTTTCCCCCTCGGGAATCTGGGGAAGTTGTACTTGTTTTAAAAGAGCATCTGTCGGTAATTGTATTGTTGGAGACGAATTGAttcttgaaagaagaaattgaacGGTTTTTCCAACCTGGCTCTTCACTGCTGCATGAGGAGAAGCAAATTTCAAAAGTAAAGGTGCCAAATAGATACCTAAAGAGTGTTCAAATTTGGCATCAGAATCTGCCAGCGCAAGACGAAGTTCAACCTTTTCGACGAGGGCCTTTTCTCTATCAGCCATAACTTACAATATGAGTAGAACACCTTGATCACGACAACAACGCAGGGAAGGGATAGCGTTGGATTTGATTACGTGGAAGATTCCGAAGGCAAAAAAATGACAGGACGGAAACtacaataaaaaaaatgagaagAGATATGGCATTGTTTAGCGAACAATAAGGTGTCTAGCTGTACTGGAAAATTAAAGTTAATGGGCGACATGAAGACATACATTAATTAGCATTCTTAAAAAGCGAAACAGCGGATCATCTAGTTTATATAGATCAACTGGTTGAGCACCTGTAAGCTGTGTGATTATTGTGTGAGTAATTATTAAGTGAAAAACGTCAAGAGCCAAAGCCAAAACCAGTAGTCATTCATATCCTTGATGGTGGTCGCCATCGTCCGAAAAACTCGCTTGATACGGCTAAAATTCTTGGTGACAAGGTACGATTGCATATGGGCAGCATTTGCATATGCCTAAGATAGTTCTATTTTGGACTACAGATCGCCAAGACCTACCGCAAGCATATAGAGCCTTGTTAATATTTGAATCAAAATCCATTATTTTCCGGTTTAGGAAATCCGCATGCCTTACACGGCGCGCATGTGGGTAAATACTAAATTTCTTGATTCGCTCCCTCACAAAAGTTATTAAGTAAGTCCCTTTTGTGTTCAAGACAAAACAAAAGGACTAATAGAGGAGAGGGGGCATGATGCATGTCAGACTACCCGTTGTCCTCTAATAGAATAGCATTTGTGTCGGAAGTATTGCTTCCCGttctctgtttctgttggATTTCTGATTTCTATCTTCTAGGATCTACTTTGTTTTTTCGGTACGAACGTTTCTACCTTTTATTCTACAGCACATTTTTTAAAGATGGGCACTACAGAATCTCGGTCGAAGAAACCCACACATGATCTTTTTGCTGAATCATCCAACGTGGATGAAACTTTTAGGTTGGCCAGGAAATTGGCAAGTGAGGAGCCAGAGTACGCTGATTCTCtctcagaagaagaagaagatgggGTAGCTACTGCTCCTACTACTGCCGTGACAAATGAGCAAGATGTCAAGAAAGAAGGGCAGGGAATATATGACAGTAGCGGTAACGCAGAATTCAAAGGAAGCGATACCGATTACGAGACTGATGCCACTTTCGGCAACATCAAAGAACCCACTAGTCCAGTTGTTGGAGAATCCAAAAATACTGATAGCGAAATAAATGACGATTCACTAACAACGGAGGAcaaaatccttctttcatttgaagaagattccGAAAGCAAAACAAGGGGTATTAGTAGAGAGAGTAGTACCAATGGTAGTACCAGCGGCAGTGGCAATGAGAGCGCAGTAAAGCTAAAAGGTCATAGACTCTACTCTctagagaaaaaagaagaaagaaagccaCGTGGTCGTCCCTCGGCGTGTATATTTGTCGCTAGTTTATCTTCTGGCCTTTCGGATGATGTTCTATGTCAATCAGTTACTAGTCATTTCGCCCAGTGGGGTAAAATTACTCTTGTCAAGGTTTTAAGAGACCCAGCAAATAGACCCTATGCTTTTGTTCAGTATGACACCGAAAAAGAGGCCAAAACAGCCATTTCTGAGGGTCAGCATTCCATATTGAATGGAAGAACTGTTCGCTGCGAGAGAGCCAGAGTTAATCGAACCctttatcttcaaatgaaTGATAAAGGTGTGTCCGCCAAAAGACTCTGCAAATTCTTGGAAGCATTTGGAGAGGTGGAAAGAATGGTAGCGGTTGATCAAAACTTTGAGGCACTTCCATCTCAAAAGGGTCCTTCCAAGAACTGGTTCGCAAAATTTGTGTTCCGCCAGGATGCCATTAGTGCCTTTGCCAATCTGAAAACAAAAGCAGCCTGGTGTATCGAATGGGCACAGAACTTAGAAGACGAATACGACGACATTCCAGATGTCACCATCGATAGGTTCTCAATCTTTGTTGGTCATCTTGATCCAAGAATCAGCAGACAGGAAGTGGttgaaagatttgaaaCGCATGGAATGATTAAAGAAGCTATTCTAGTGAACAGGCCGCTAAACAACTTCGCCTTTatcaagttcaaagaaaaggaatCTGCTGCCTCGGCCGTAGAAGCAGAAAATCATGCCCTGTTCAAATACCAAACAATTCATGTTCAGTATAGGGAGCTGTACAACAACTATAGGAAAAAATATGCGGGGCTCTCCTCCCATCGGTTGAATTTGGCACCTCCTCCTATCAATTTCAGGAAAAAGTACTCGTTTGGGTCTACCGATAGCAGACCAGGCttaaggaaaagaagcatttaTCCTTACAGAGATGATATGGCAAGAGGACTTGGGATGGGAAGTCGGCTCGCTCATAATGCATTACCAGTAGGGGCCATTTCGCAGCAGAAATCAAACTTCAGGAGCATTTCGGGGGGTGGACTGGCCCCCAACTGCATCGTTGATTCTCCCGGTGAAATCCAATCATATGCTATGTCGGCGGGGGGTGCTAGAAATAGCATAGATGACAAGGGAAGGTTGAAGCGTTTCAGTTTCACAAAAGTTGGTAACTCCTCTAATGCATCAACAAAGATTGCAGGGCTCTCTATAAATCCTTTCCTGCCTGTCGATGAGGATTCTTCTAAAGCAAATGGGAGCAATGCGGGATCACCTCTTGCCGCTAATAGGGAGATCTATCAAGACAGCGACACCATCAGGAGTAATGCGACAACGTGTTCAGGAAGTGCCACGAAGTCTGGTTATACGTACAGCACAGTTGATGGCAGAGAAAGTATGAACTCTGAAttgcttgaagaaatgagtCAGCAGCAATATCCCCAACCGGGACCATATAACATGCCTTATTATTACATACTGCCAACAAAGGATATGGGATATATGGGAGGTCAATTTCCGACAATGATGCCGCCACTCAAAAATCCTCCGGAAACAGAGGAAGCCTCAAAGGGGGGCATTAGAGCAGTTTCATCAATGGCATCGGTGCCTCGAACGGCAAATTCGTCAACATCTCCAGGATATTACATCCCCTATGCAGGATTTTCTCAATCACCTGGGGTAGCACCACCTCCAATGTATCCATATTATCTCTATTATAACAACTGCGCACCTGGAAGCTCATTGGAGAGTAATATAGCAGTGCCGGGCGATCCAAGGGTGGTGCTGCATCAACAGCAGGATCCACAACATGAAAATCAGCATCAGCAAaaacagcagaagcagaagcttGAAGGCATGTAAATGGTTTACATTAACCTGAACTGCATATGCGCAACCTCCCTTATTATTTGCTTTatttttgttcttttaATCATTCTTTGGGTTCTAATGGTTATCATATTTTTACAATCGTTAAATGTAGAGCTGTAAGAGTgtgaacaaaaaaaaaattatgaaACGGGAAGAGATGAAGTTAAAGGTAAGTTAAATTTTAGTGAatatatctctttttctgttAACCAATGGCTTCAACTCTAGACAAGGCCGATTCTAAAAGAAGTCTGATGGCTGGAACTGAAGTTTCTAAATTTCTGGATTTGGTTCTAACATCTTCTGGTTCAGGATTAGATACCAAAAGTGATAGGTTAGTACAGGCTAGGAAGAGGTCTATGCCCAGATTCAGAGATCGTTTCAATCATGCCTCAACCATGTCATTAGCATTAAATAAAACCCCTGAGCTTCGTGCACTTCAATTTGATAGCTTTGTTAGTTTGAGCGATATTTTGACTTCTCATAAGACCGGAATTCCTCTTACGGGTATAAATCATgattctgatgatgagaaggagaatgaTGAAAACCGTGATGCGATTGAGGATGGATCTTCAAGGCTACTACTAGATAAGGTAACCCATTTTGTTCCTTTGAGAATgtttcatttgaagaattctgATGGAGGTGAAGAGGATCCATCATTGAATGTTGGCAGAGAGTTAATTTTGGCCGTTGATAATCTTCCCCGTTCTTTGGTTGCCTCTGTTTCTGTCGTTGAGAGTTTATTGGTCTATGTTATTACAGAAGTGGGGTTGGGGTATAAGGTGAGTATAAAGGACAAGCCAGAAAATCGAATCCAAATAGTACCAGAATTCAGATGGAGTTTTTTGGATAATGAGTATGTAGCGGAGTCAAAGATGGTGTTTATTGAGTTTGAGGACATACTAGCACTTTATTTGTTCAAGATGATACTTGAAAGTTTGGGTGGACAATTTGAATCCGTTGTATTGAGTGtcaagaaagagatagTGCCtgcattgaagaagttgaaagagagcATTAGCATTGAAATTGATTCAGAAGATACCAGCTCAGAAACGAAGCAAAATATTGCACGGTTAATAAAGTGCTCTGATATCCGGTATAAGCTACGCGGAGAACGGGAGATGGTGAATGAAAAGGAATACGTTAGCCAATACAGAGTGGATCCATCGGATCTTTCAGATGTTCCTTCCTACATGGTCGACAGTGTTCGACAAAACGTGATCGACTTCCGGTTACAGGTGATCcagttggaaaagaaagaaagagagaaaagacaACTGGaagataaaagaaaaacaaagcTGAAGTTGAGACAGTTGTTTAATGAGTTGAATAATCAATCAGCGAAGGATCAGGGTGATAAAATGGAGGTTGACGAACTGGAGAAcaatttggaagatgaagataatgaaaatgaaaatgatgacgatttagatgatgaagaatatgagaaAAAGGTGCAagctgaaaagaagcagagacTAGAACGTGAATATAACAAGGAGTTGCAGCTGTCACAGAAAAAGGAGGCTAAAAGAAAGCAATTGTATGAGAGGTTTATCAATGAGGTTGAACATCATGTCTATATGAGCAAGGTTATTCCAAAATCAAGGGAGAAGTTTTTAAAAAGCTTTGTAAGCAATGTTCACGATTCTGATAACACAATTGATAGAAATCATGAATATTATACCAGGCACAACAACTATTTGAAATATAGAAGCAAACccaaggagaaggaagaagaagaagacgataaAGAccggaaagaagaaaataatgaTAGGGCTACCAGTAGTGAAGCTAATAAGTTCATCGCTAGCTTTGAAACCACTCGGGAAAAACCTGTCAAGATTTCTttcaagaaaggaagaaaaaaagttgaaCTTGCAGGATTGACTACGGGGCAGCTTGAGAAAGTCAGAATCAAGGCTGAAGGTTTAGTGGAAAAATACATTGGTATCAAAGAGGACTCCTTAATTCATTTCATGGTGCAAtttatggagaagaatTTCGGAAAAGGGAAAGGTTCTGTCGAATACAGTGACTTTGTCCATGAACTTGAGGAGACTTTAGATGAGGAAGCATCGACAGTGGCGGAGATATTATATGATTATGTAGATTCACTTTAGAATAGATAGTTGTAAAGATTTAATCATCTTGAATGTGCGCGATTGAAATCGGGTTTTTACAAGGTATTCTTTTTGTTAGTAGATCTGGCACATTCTCTAGAGTATGGTAGTATTGAAGGATTAGTATGAGCTTATATTACCTCAAGCAGACGGTATTTGCCTCTCGTTTGGTTgattttcattttcatgaCTTCAATATACGATGTAAAAGAAACCATAACGAAGAACGGTACCAAGATTCCAGTAAGTATCCTCCGGGTAACTTACAAAGGCGACTCCTCACCCCCTTTGCATGGCAAGAACTTACAGAGCCGACGGAATCAATGGATATATTTTTGCAGGAAGACGACGACGAGGATAGTGAGATTCTAAGAGAGTTGTCCAACGATGAGAAGAATGAGGGTGACGATCAAGATAAAATGGATGTACAAGAGGACGATGCAGAGAACAATGATGAACAGGATGAGTACATATATGAGGATATTTACATTTCTTCCACTACGATATGCATCGGTGGAAAACGACGGTTTCAGTTCCACGGCTCGGTGCTAAGCGCATGCGTACTTCCCGGCAACAATGAAAGTAAAGGTGAAGATTCCCTTATCATAACGTTAGAAAGTGGATTTTTATTGATTCTCAGGGTCCAATTGATGTCTGATGGTTGTTTGGAGCCTATAATTGTACAAAGGTTTGGCCTTTCTAATGGTAGCAACGAATCCAAGCTTGTGAAATTGGGTTATCACGTGACATGCTTTAGGCCAGGGAATTTGGTGGCTGTCTCTGCATTTTCCAACGTGATTCGGTTGTTCAAGGTTGAGTATAATAAGTTTGGAATTCCTGCGCTTACAAGTTCCACCAATCTACTAACTGCTGGTATCATCCTAAAGACATGTTTTTTGGAACCTGCACGTGATGACCATGTCATGATCTTGAATCTCGTCTCTACTGATAACATGATGCTTCATCTCGAATTTAACGAGTTTTATGTGAGTAAGGAGTTGGCTAGTTCAGTTAAGAAGTCGGTTTTCTCTATGCTTTCTGtgaaatttgaaatccCTTATTTTATAGTACCATTGGAGGACACTAAAGGTGTCCTTTTTATTCAAGAGACCCAATGTTCCGTTCGAGGTTCGAGCTATTTTCTCTCTCGGGATGAATCTGACATGTTCAGTCTTAACTATCCGCTTACATCAACAGGAAAGGTTTTCAAGCCCACTGCTTATTACATTCCGAAGTCAGAGGTTACATGTCTTCCCTGTGAAGAGTATGACGATCCAGAACTCTGCAAGCAGCAGGTACTTGTTTCAAGCGCTCCTCATGCATTATACTTACTTGATATCTTCTACCATATTAAAAAATCAGAATGGCGAATGCAGCTAAGAAAATTGTTCACCCAGCCGGCGGCTTTCACTCATTTTGCTATGGAAGAAGTGGCCCCGCTGCGCTACGATTTGACATATACCAACGATAAGGGAAACTGTGAAACCAAAGACATACAGCTTGTTCCcagaagaagtggaaaagaaggttATGCTATGAAAGTCGTCGGCAAAGAATCAACAGAAACCTGCTGGTTCCCGCTGTACGACTTCGCCGTGGTGGATTCGTTTGGATCCAAGTCAGTTACGATGACATCTGCCCAGGAGTTTTGGTGTCTTGGTCgaacaggaaagaaaagtgctcttttttgtttgaGAAAGGGTATACCTGCTTCCAAGTATCTGGTCATGTCGGAATTTAAGGGTGCCCAGAAATTATACATGTTTGTGAATGAAGAATCTCATTGCTATTATGTTGCCTCCTTCCCATATAAATCCATGATATTCTGCATTGAAGATTCCACTGaagacaatgatgatgtaGTTATggttcttgatgattttgGTACAGCAGAAGCGACAGTTCACTTCGGCAGTTTGGGCAATAATCGATTCATACagatttttgaagatggattTAGAATTGGTGGCTTTCAGAGATTAGATTCTATGAAGTCTTTCAAGTCTTCATATCCAATTGTACTTGCAGCATCGGATCAGTCCTACGTTGCTGTTGCCTACGAGTCTAAAAAGGAGGATAATATTGTGATGACAGTGGAGTGCTTTCGTGTGGCGGATAATACTAATGACTTGATTCCTGTAG is a window encoding:
- a CDS encoding uncharacterized protein (EggNog:ENOG41), with the translated sequence MGTTESRSKKPTHDLFAESSNVDETFRLARKLASEEPEYADSLSEEEEDGVATAPTTAVTNEQDVKKEGQGIYDSSGNAEFKGSDTDYETDATFGNIKEPTSPVVGESKNTDSEINDDSLTTEDKILLSFEEDSESKTRGISRESSTNGSTSGSGNESAVKLKGHRLYSLEKKEERKPRGRPSACIFVASLSSGLSDDVLCQSVTSHFAQWGKITLVKVLRDPANRPYAFVQYDTEKEAKTAISEGQHSILNGRTVRCERARVNRTLYLQMNDKGVSAKRLCKFLEAFGEVERMVAVDQNFEALPSQKGPSKNWFAKFVFRQDAISAFANLKTKAAWCIEWAQNLEDEYDDIPDVTIDRFSIFVGHLDPRISRQEVVERFETHGMIKEAILVNRPLNNFAFIKFKEKESAASAVEAENHALFKYQTIHVQYRELYNNYRKKYAGLSSHRLNLAPPPINFRKKYSFGSTDSRPGLRKRSIYPYRDDMARGLGMGSRLAHNALPVGAISQQKSNFRSISGGGLAPNCIVDSPGEIQSYAMSAGGARNSIDDKGRLKRFSFTKVGNSSNASTKIAGLSINPFLPVDEDSSKANGSNAGSPLAANREIYQDSDTIRSNATTCSGSATKSGYTYSTVDGRESMNSELLEEMSQQQYPQPGPYNMPYYYILPTKDMGYMGGQFPTMMPPLKNPPETEEASKGGIRAVSSMASVPRTANSSTSPGYYIPYAGFSQSPGVAPPPMYPYYLYYNNCAPGSSLESNIAVPGDPRVVLHQQQDPQHENQHQQKQQKQKLEGM
- a CDS encoding uncharacterized protein (EggNog:ENOG41) gives rise to the protein MASTLDKADSKRSLMAGTEVSKFLDLVLTSSGSGLDTKSDRLVQARKRSMPRFRDRFNHASTMSLALNKTPELRALQFDSFVSLSDILTSHKTGIPLTGINHDSDDEKENDENRDAIEDGSSRLLLDKVTHFVPLRMFHLKNSDGGEEDPSLNVGRELILAVDNLPRSLVASVSVVESLLVYVITEVGLGYKVSIKDKPENRIQIVPEFRWSFLDNEYVAESKMVFIEFEDILALYLFKMILESLGGQFESVVLSVKKEIVPALKKLKESISIEIDSEDTSSETKQNIARLIKCSDIRYKLRGEREMVNEKEYVSQYRVDPSDLSDVPSYMVDSVRQNVIDFRLQVIQLEKKEREKRQLEDKRKTKLKLRQLFNELNNQSAKDQGDKMEVDELENNLEDEDNENENDDDLDDEEYEKKVQAEKKQRLEREYNKELQLSQKKEAKRKQLYERFINEVEHHVYMSKVIPKSREKFLKSFVSNVHDSDNTIDRNHEYYTRHNNYLKYRSKPKEKEEEEDDKDRKEENNDRATSSEANKFIASFETTREKPVKISFKKGRKKVELAGLTTGQLEKVRIKAEGLVEKYIGIKEDSLIHFMVQFMEKNFGKGKGSVEYSDFVHELEETLDEEASTVAEILYDYVDSL
- a CDS encoding uncharacterized protein (EggNog:ENOG41), with translation MSLYYLKQTVFASRLVDFHFHDFNIRCKRNHNEERYQDSSKYPPGNLQRRLLTPFAWQELTEPTESMDIFLQEDDDEDSEILRELSNDEKNEGDDQDKMDVQEDDAENNDEQDEYIYEDIYISSTTICIGGKRRFQFHGSVLSACVLPGNNESKGEDSLIITLESGFLLILRVQLMSDGCLEPIIVQRFGLSNGSNESKLVKLGYHVTCFRPGNLVAVSAFSNVIRLFKVEYNKFGIPALTSSTNLLTAGIILKTCFLEPARDDHVMILNLVSTDNMMLHLEFNEFYVSKELASSVKKSVFSMLSVKFEIPYFIVPLEDTKGVLFIQETQCSVRGSSYFLSRDESDMFSLNYPLTSTGKVFKPTAYYIPKSEVTCLPCEEYDDPELCKQQVLVSSAPHALYLLDIFYHIKKSEWRMQLRKLFTQPAAFTHFAMEEVAPLRYDLTYTNDKGNCETKDIQLVPRRSGKEGYAMKVVGKESTETCWFPLYDFAVVDSFGSKSVTMTSAQEFWCLGRTGKKSALFCLRKGIPASKYLVMSEFKGAQKLYMFVNEESHCYYVASFPYKSMIFCIEDSTEDNDDVVMVLDDFGTAEATVHFGSLGNNRFIQIFEDGFRIGGFQRLDSMKSFKSSYPIVLAASDQSYVAVAYESKKEDNIVMTVECFRVADNTNDLIPVAIEADALHSQLSMIQFIRTGVRLYLALGDFDNGLHFYCQQDDEKFKYVSTLNIAFAPNSEECFTLCHSLCVVDDENVVLTSKDGSYIVLKHDEETESFIIACTVHIGNYPVDIVPCGEKEFYLVSKCFWKLDLKQSVFPKRIWVSEGSDRRCISCVLLPRSGQEWISQHMDDHLLAIRDDGLDHIYVSGYVSSNYRKVNLGVQGLRMKYYEHQRLFIVISVDFPDLNKLIFVDRGSRRILKSDEKENNIFRADEYPVTIYEWKIPSIKRDAYIHHHIVVGCLQRDTGGGSIKIIEIKKSRENVALRLLYSWDESAPVYAVNQLSDSTLVYGSGLSLLMKRYLPEESRMGDSIKAHEFLSMVKGISVVQKSNEVLINTAKDSFYKFKYDGDNLQSIQNGSVARVLSSNSICHRSNWSEDDESNVSSVITVADKEHCTVSTLRLKNYGNLFNSSSTEVNAKVPFIPRILACDFRPVWRSARKDGTREQSVDSFLAVGINGQIDLFTLITKVQFDLLKDCQDHQLNATKDSRFLPLRDLCPLELVDSSSKGLLEDFNVINGDSLKDKLDQVGNLRVDEILHMSQM